In one window of Azotobacter salinestris DNA:
- a CDS encoding ureidoglycolate lyase gives MRTLSIEPLSKAAFAPFGEVIETEGSDHFLINNGSTRRYHALAQVQTSAPEDRAIVSIFVARPLPMPLTIRMLERHPLGSQAFVPLRGNPFLIVVAPPGDAPRPEQVRAFLGNGRQGINYQRGVWHHPVLALVDDDEFLVIDRSGAGANCDEHFFGEGEQLLLRHP, from the coding sequence ATGCGCACCCTGAGCATCGAACCCCTGAGCAAGGCCGCCTTCGCCCCCTTCGGCGAGGTGATCGAAACCGAGGGCAGCGACCATTTCCTGATCAACAACGGCTCGACCCGCCGTTACCACGCCCTCGCCCAGGTGCAGACCAGCGCGCCGGAGGACCGGGCCATCGTCAGCATCTTCGTCGCCCGCCCCCTGCCGATGCCGCTGACCATCCGCATGCTGGAGCGCCACCCGCTGGGCAGCCAGGCGTTCGTGCCGCTGCGCGGCAACCCCTTCCTGATCGTGGTCGCCCCGCCGGGCGACGCCCCGCGCCCGGAACAGGTCCGCGCCTTCCTCGGCAACGGCCGCCAGGGCATCAACTACCAGCGCGGCGTCTGGCACCATCCGGTGCTGGCGCTGGTGGACGACGACGAGTTTCTGGTGATCGACCGCAGCGGCGCCGGCGCCAACTGCGACGAGCACTTCTTCGGCGAAGGCGAGCAACTGCTCCTGCGCCATCCGTGA
- a CDS encoding class I adenylate-forming enzyme family protein produces MNLANWLNDAARRWPERPALYEGERPVANYRTFAASAGALATALRDDYDIAPGEHVALFMKNCCEYLELLYAIWWAGAVAVPINCKLHRSEAAWIADDAQARLIFTDDGSLFAEGELPAQCRELAGRGSTIERLKQAAPLWAGPTRRSPDDLAWLFYTSGTTGRSKGVMLSHGNLTAMSLCYPVDVDPVSADDACVYAAPMSHGAGLYNFIHVRCGARHVIPASRGFDAAELFGLARRLGQLTLFAAPTMVKRMVEEARRQGYDGDGIKSIVYGGAPMYLADLQEAVATFGPRLIQIYGQGESPMTITALSRELIADRARSDWQRLAFSVGYAQSCVEVCVVDGSRHPLPPGQPGEVVVRGPSVMQGYWRNEAATGATLVDGWLYTGDIGYLDQDGLLTLTDRSKDVIISGGSNIYPREVEEVLALHPAISEVSVVGEPDPDWGERVVAFVVLRPGEQASAQALNAWFIERMASFKKPKRYLFSQELPKNSYGKTLKSELRRCL; encoded by the coding sequence ATGAACCTCGCCAACTGGCTGAACGATGCCGCGCGCCGCTGGCCCGAGCGGCCGGCCCTGTACGAAGGCGAGCGGCCGGTCGCGAACTACCGGACGTTCGCGGCCAGCGCCGGCGCGCTGGCAACGGCGCTGCGCGATGACTACGACATCGCGCCGGGAGAGCACGTCGCGCTGTTCATGAAGAACTGCTGCGAGTACCTGGAGCTGCTCTACGCCATCTGGTGGGCCGGCGCGGTAGCGGTACCGATCAACTGCAAGCTGCATCGCAGCGAGGCTGCCTGGATCGCCGACGACGCTCAGGCCCGGCTGATCTTCACCGACGACGGAAGCCTGTTCGCCGAGGGCGAACTGCCCGCGCAATGCCGGGAGTTGGCCGGCCGCGGAAGCACGATCGAGCGACTTAAGCAGGCCGCCCCTCTATGGGCAGGTCCCACCCGGCGCAGCCCGGACGACCTCGCCTGGCTGTTCTATACCTCCGGCACCACGGGGCGCTCCAAGGGGGTGATGCTTTCCCACGGCAACCTGACGGCGATGTCCCTCTGCTATCCGGTCGATGTCGATCCAGTCAGCGCGGACGACGCTTGCGTCTATGCCGCGCCCATGTCCCATGGGGCGGGGTTGTACAACTTCATCCATGTTCGCTGCGGAGCCCGGCACGTGATTCCCGCCTCACGCGGCTTCGATGCCGCCGAGCTGTTCGGGCTGGCCAGGAGGCTGGGGCAACTGACCCTGTTCGCGGCACCGACCATGGTCAAGCGCATGGTCGAAGAGGCACGGCGCCAGGGTTATGACGGCGACGGCATCAAGTCCATCGTCTACGGCGGCGCACCCATGTATCTGGCCGATCTGCAGGAGGCGGTGGCGACCTTCGGCCCGCGGCTGATCCAGATCTACGGCCAGGGCGAAAGTCCGATGACGATCACGGCGCTCTCTCGCGAGCTGATCGCCGACCGAGCCCGGTCGGATTGGCAGCGGCTGGCGTTCTCGGTCGGCTATGCGCAGTCGTGCGTCGAGGTCTGCGTGGTGGATGGATCGCGTCATCCACTGCCACCAGGCCAGCCCGGCGAGGTTGTCGTGCGCGGTCCCAGCGTAATGCAGGGCTATTGGCGCAACGAGGCGGCAACCGGTGCGACTCTGGTGGACGGCTGGTTATATACCGGCGACATCGGTTACCTGGACCAGGATGGATTGCTGACTCTCACCGACCGCTCCAAGGACGTGATCATCTCCGGGGGCAGCAATATCTATCCCCGCGAAGTGGAGGAGGTGCTGGCGCTGCATCCGGCGATCTCCGAAGTTTCGGTGGTCGGCGAGCCGGATCCCGACTGGGGAGAACGCGTGGTGGCCTTCGTCGTCCTTCGTCCGGGCGAGCAGGCGAGCGCGCAGGCTCTCAACGCCTGGTTCATCGAGCGCATGGCATCGTTCAAGAAGCCCAAACGCTACCTGTTCAGCCAGGAGCTGCCGAAGAACAGCTACGGCAAGACTCTCAAGAGCGAACTGCGCCGCTGCCTATGA
- the mmsB gene encoding 3-hydroxyisobutyrate dehydrogenase, translated as MHIGFIGLGNMGAPMARNLLKAGHRLSVCDLSEAAVAALVEAGASACDSPAAVAHSEAELIITMLPAATHVKTVYLGEDGLLAHVRPGVLLIDSSTIDPLSAREVAAAARTCGNPMLDAPVSGGTAGAAAGTLTFMVGGAAEDFERARPVLAAMGRNIVHCGDAGNGQVAKVANNLLLGISMIGAAEAMSLGVALGMDAKVLAGVINSSSGRCWSSDTYNPFPGVLENVPAARGYSGGFRSNLMLKDLGLASEAARHVGQPVPLGALAQQLYQVFVTQGNEALDFSAIIHLYNKDNHP; from the coding sequence ATGCACATCGGCTTCATCGGACTCGGCAACATGGGGGCGCCGATGGCGCGCAACCTGCTCAAGGCCGGTCACCGCCTGAGCGTCTGCGACCTCTCCGAAGCGGCCGTCGCCGCCCTGGTCGAGGCCGGGGCGAGCGCCTGCGACTCGCCCGCCGCCGTGGCGCACAGCGAAGCCGAGCTGATCATCACCATGCTGCCCGCCGCCACCCATGTGAAGACGGTCTACCTCGGCGAAGACGGTCTGCTCGCCCATGTCCGCCCCGGCGTCCTGCTGATCGACAGCTCCACCATCGACCCGCTGAGCGCCCGCGAAGTCGCCGCCGCAGCCCGGACGTGCGGCAACCCCATGCTCGATGCGCCGGTCTCCGGCGGCACGGCGGGCGCCGCGGCCGGCACCCTGACCTTCATGGTCGGCGGCGCCGCGGAGGATTTCGAGCGGGCCCGGCCGGTCCTCGCCGCCATGGGCCGCAACATCGTTCACTGCGGCGATGCCGGCAATGGCCAAGTGGCCAAGGTCGCCAACAACCTGCTGCTCGGCATTTCCATGATCGGCGCCGCCGAGGCGATGAGCCTGGGCGTGGCCCTGGGCATGGACGCCAAAGTGCTGGCCGGGGTGATCAACAGCTCGAGCGGCCGCTGCTGGAGCTCGGACACCTACAACCCCTTTCCCGGCGTGCTGGAAAACGTCCCCGCCGCCCGCGGCTACAGCGGGGGCTTTCGCAGCAACCTGATGCTCAAGGACCTCGGACTGGCCAGCGAGGCTGCCCGCCACGTCGGCCAGCCGGTGCCCCTCGGCGCCCTCGCCCAGCAGCTCTACCAGGTTTTCGTCACCCAGGGCAACGAAGCCCTGGATTTCTCCGCGATTATCCACCTCTACAACAAGGACAATCACCCATGA
- a CDS encoding aldehyde dehydrogenase family protein gives MSEQGAIPRVGRLIDGQFVDSAGGQWRNVADPASRQVLARVPFAPAAEPNAAAAGALMASRSRRKTPIAAGTRIPLNYRQPIRKNLEKLAAIRTAKQVKSLADAGGGGLRGRQLGDPALYGKPTVELAPTRTAPQRWFGEDAVGGPLDTTIALK, from the coding sequence ATGAGCGAGCAAGGCGCCATTCCCCGCGTCGGGCGACTGATCGACGGCCAGTTCGTCGACTCCGCCGGTGGGCAGTGGCGCAACGTGGCCGACCCGGCCAGCCGGCAAGTTCTGGCCCGCGTCCCCTTCGCCCCTGCGGCGGAGCCGAACGCGGCGGCGGCTGGCGCCCTCATGGCTTCCAGGAGCCGGCGCAAGACGCCGATCGCCGCCGGCACACGGATTCCTCTCAACTACCGGCAACCGATCCGCAAGAACCTCGAGAAGCTGGCGGCGATCCGCACCGCCAAGCAGGTCAAGTCCCTGGCCGATGCCGGAGGTGGCGGACTCCGGGGCCGGCAGCTCGGCGACCCGGCCCTCTACGGCAAGCCGACCGTGGAGCTCGCCCCGACCAGGACCGCCCCCCAGCGCTGGTTCGGCGAAGACGCAGTCGGCGGTCCGCTGGACACCACCATCGCCCTCAAGTGA
- the uraH gene encoding hydroxyisourate hydrolase codes for MARLTTHVLDTTHGCPGAGIAIDLYRLDGEQRQLLAQAVTNADGRCDAPLLEGEAFRAGVYELHFHAGDYYRRRGLSLAEPAFLDVVVLRVRLGGEGHYHVPLLVSPYGYSTYRGS; via the coding sequence ATGGCCAGACTGACCACCCACGTGCTCGACACCACCCACGGCTGCCCCGGCGCGGGCATCGCCATCGACCTCTACCGGCTCGACGGCGAGCAGCGGCAACTGCTGGCGCAGGCCGTGACCAATGCCGACGGGCGCTGCGACGCGCCGCTGCTGGAGGGCGAGGCGTTTCGCGCCGGCGTCTACGAGCTGCATTTTCATGCCGGCGACTACTACCGCCGCCGCGGGCTGAGCCTGGCCGAGCCGGCCTTTCTCGACGTGGTGGTGCTGCGCGTCAGGCTGGGCGGCGAGGGGCATTACCACGTGCCGCTGCTGGTGTCGCCCTACGGGTATTCGACCTACCGCGGCAGTTAG
- a CDS encoding acetyl-CoA acetyltransferase has translation MITDSVSIVASGHTRFGRLEGRTLEDLIVEATREALEEAAVDAAEIDAVFLGHFNSGMVADGFPASLALQADPALRFKPASRCENACASGSAAIRAGICAIRSGAAELVLVVGAEKMTSNSTSVVTRALAGAGYQNDPQEAALSFPQQFGMAARQYGERYRDPLGAMAAIAVKNHGNAMSNPLAQMHREMSLEHCNTVSESNPLIAPPLRLTDCSLISDGAAAIVLASTKRARQFRRSVAIRAMAQVNDFLPLSRRDFLAFEGPQRAIRSALEHAGVTLADLHFAEVHDCFTIAELMIYEAMGLAPKGEGFRALEDGTVLADGRLPVNLSGGLKAKGHPVGATGVSMHAMAFRQLTGKPMGIALQQPEFGLVFNMGGMAVANYASVLQAERA, from the coding sequence ATGATCACGGATTCGGTATCCATCGTGGCCAGCGGCCACACCCGTTTCGGCAGGCTGGAAGGCCGCACGCTCGAGGACCTGATCGTCGAGGCGACGCGCGAGGCGCTGGAAGAGGCCGCGGTGGACGCGGCGGAGATCGATGCGGTGTTCCTCGGCCATTTCAATTCGGGAATGGTGGCGGATGGCTTCCCGGCCTCGCTGGCGCTGCAGGCGGACCCGGCGCTGCGCTTCAAGCCGGCCAGCCGTTGCGAAAACGCCTGCGCCTCGGGTTCCGCGGCGATCCGGGCCGGGATCTGCGCGATCCGCTCGGGCGCTGCCGAACTGGTACTGGTGGTCGGTGCGGAAAAGATGACCTCCAACTCCACCAGCGTCGTCACCCGTGCCCTGGCTGGCGCCGGCTACCAGAATGATCCGCAGGAGGCCGCCTTGAGCTTCCCGCAGCAGTTCGGCATGGCCGCCCGGCAATATGGAGAGCGCTACCGGGATCCGCTGGGAGCGATGGCAGCCATAGCGGTTAAGAACCATGGCAATGCCATGAGCAACCCGCTGGCGCAGATGCACAGGGAGATGAGCCTCGAACACTGCAACACGGTGTCCGAGAGCAACCCGCTGATCGCGCCGCCACTGCGCCTGACCGATTGTTCGCTGATCTCCGACGGCGCTGCGGCAATCGTGCTGGCCTCGACGAAGCGGGCCAGGCAGTTCCGCCGCAGCGTGGCCATCCGCGCCATGGCTCAGGTCAACGACTTCCTGCCCCTCTCGAGGCGGGACTTCCTGGCCTTCGAAGGTCCGCAGCGGGCGATCCGATCCGCCCTGGAGCATGCCGGTGTGACCCTTGCCGACCTGCACTTCGCCGAGGTGCATGACTGCTTCACCATCGCCGAGCTGATGATCTACGAAGCCATGGGGCTGGCACCGAAAGGCGAGGGATTCCGCGCGCTGGAGGATGGCACGGTACTGGCCGACGGGCGTCTGCCGGTGAACCTCTCCGGAGGCCTCAAGGCCAAGGGCCATCCGGTGGGCGCGACCGGGGTGTCGATGCACGCCATGGCGTTCCGCCAGCTCACCGGCAAGCCCATGGGCATCGCCCTGCAGCAGCCAGAGTTCGGCCTGGTGTTCAACATGGGCGGCATGGCGGTGGCGAATTACGCCAGCGTGCTGCAAGCGGAGAGGGCCTGA
- the uraD gene encoding 2-oxo-4-hydroxy-4-carboxy-5-ureidoimidazoline decarboxylase, with protein MTAFATVKPSSLSREAFIETFGGVYEHSPWIAETVFDQGIGQEDDDIERLHARLAQVVRAAPHEAQLALIQAHPDLAGKAAVRGELSAASTAEQAGAGIQDCTPEEFERFERLNAAYQARFGFVFIMAVKGSDRQRILAAFEERLNHTPEQEFARALAEIDKIALFRLQAM; from the coding sequence ATGACCGCCTTCGCCACCGTCAAGCCCTCGTCCCTGTCCCGCGAGGCGTTCATCGAAACCTTCGGCGGCGTCTACGAGCACTCGCCGTGGATCGCCGAAACCGTCTTCGACCAGGGAATCGGCCAGGAAGACGACGACATCGAGCGCCTGCACGCGCGCCTGGCACAGGTCGTCCGCGCCGCGCCCCACGAAGCGCAGCTGGCGCTGATCCAGGCCCACCCGGACCTGGCCGGCAAGGCCGCGGTGCGCGGCGAGCTGAGCGCGGCCAGCACGGCCGAGCAGGCCGGCGCCGGCATTCAGGACTGCACGCCCGAAGAGTTCGAGCGCTTCGAGCGCCTCAATGCCGCCTACCAGGCACGCTTCGGCTTCGTCTTCATCATGGCGGTGAAGGGCAGCGACCGGCAGCGGATCCTCGCCGCCTTCGAGGAGCGCCTGAACCACACGCCCGAGCAGGAATTCGCCCGCGCCCTGGCCGAAATCGACAAGATCGCCCTGTTCCGCCTGCAGGCGATGTAA
- a CDS encoding urate hydroxylase PuuD has product MEAHLTEWLNLAIRWIHMIVGIAWIGASFYFVWLENNLDRCNPREGLAGDLWAIHGGGIYHLEKYKLAPPRMPEKLHWFKWEAYSTWLSGIALLTAVYYLNPGLYLLAPGSALPPAAAVALGFGSLIAGWFVYDRLCDSPLGKRPALLGGVLFALIVLAAWGYSQVFGGRAAYIHTGALIGTLMVGNVFRIIMPAQRDLVKAIEEGRAPDPRLPAKGLLRSRHNNYLTLPVLFIMISNHFPSTYGSSWNWAILAGLSALAVLVRHYFNTRHRSQRFAWALPAAALGMLCLAFVSAPRQVSAPAAGNKAPAGRFDRVADVIHTRCTVCHSARPTSPLFASAPGGVVLDSPEQIRSLAPKIHAQAVASQLMPLGNITGMTVEERELIGAWIAAGARID; this is encoded by the coding sequence GTGGAAGCACACCTGACCGAATGGCTGAACCTCGCCATCCGCTGGATTCACATGATCGTCGGCATCGCCTGGATCGGCGCCTCCTTCTATTTCGTCTGGCTGGAGAACAACCTCGACCGGTGCAATCCCCGCGAAGGACTCGCCGGCGATCTCTGGGCGATCCACGGCGGCGGCATCTACCACCTGGAAAAGTACAAGCTGGCCCCGCCGCGCATGCCGGAGAAGCTCCACTGGTTCAAGTGGGAGGCCTACAGCACCTGGCTGTCCGGCATCGCCCTGCTCACGGCGGTCTACTACTTGAATCCCGGCCTCTACCTGCTCGCCCCCGGCAGCGCGCTGCCGCCGGCAGCGGCGGTGGCTCTGGGCTTCGGCTCGCTGATCGCCGGCTGGTTCGTCTACGACCGCCTGTGCGATTCGCCGCTGGGCAAACGCCCGGCGCTGCTCGGCGGCGTGCTGTTCGCGCTGATCGTCCTCGCCGCCTGGGGCTACAGCCAGGTGTTCGGCGGGCGCGCCGCCTACATCCACACCGGCGCGCTGATCGGCACCCTGATGGTCGGCAACGTGTTCCGCATCATCATGCCGGCGCAGCGCGATCTGGTGAAAGCCATCGAGGAAGGCCGTGCACCGGACCCGCGCCTGCCGGCCAAGGGCCTCCTGCGCTCGCGGCACAACAACTACCTGACGCTGCCGGTGCTGTTCATCATGATCAGCAACCACTTCCCCAGCACCTACGGCAGTTCGTGGAACTGGGCGATCCTCGCCGGCCTCTCGGCGCTCGCCGTGCTGGTGCGCCACTACTTCAACACCCGGCACCGGAGCCAGCGCTTCGCCTGGGCGCTGCCGGCCGCAGCCCTAGGGATGCTCTGCCTGGCCTTCGTCAGCGCGCCGCGTCAGGTGTCCGCGCCGGCCGCCGGCAACAAGGCGCCGGCCGGCCGGTTCGACCGAGTCGCCGACGTGATCCACACGCGCTGCACGGTCTGCCACTCCGCCAGGCCCACCAGCCCGCTGTTCGCCAGCGCACCGGGCGGGGTGGTGCTCGACAGTCCCGAGCAGATCCGCAGCCTGGCGCCGAAGATCCACGCCCAGGCGGTGGCCAGTCAGCTCATGCCGCTCGGCAACATCACCGGAATGACAGTGGAGGAACGCGAACTGATCGGCGCCTGGATCGCCGCCGGGGCGCGGATCGACTGA
- a CDS encoding IS630 family transposase produces the protein MKTGRPAVRIELTEHEHAELTRRRARHKGPADMQLRAEIILSCARGESGSSIARRLGITAQTVSRWRLRFARLGLQGLNDEPRSGRPRSISDEKVQEVVDRVRQTRPDDASHWSSRRMSKATHISPASVQRIWRAFGLKPHLEHTFKLSTDPAFVDKVQDIVGLYLNPPDKALVLCVDEKSQIQALNRTQPGLPLEPGYPATRTHDYQRHGTTSLFAALDVATGEVIGRLKRRHRSAEFLEFLRAIEETVESDKAIHLIMDNYAVHKTDKVRAWLVAHPRHHVHFTPTSASWLNLVERFFSMLTQKWIRRQAHTSVKDLEQAIEYYLATYNQNPRPFRWSKGAGEILASVGRAARALQINNEANL, from the coding sequence ATGAAAACAGGCCGCCCAGCCGTTCGGATCGAACTGACCGAACACGAGCATGCCGAACTCACCCGCCGCCGAGCCAGGCACAAGGGGCCTGCCGATATGCAGCTGCGCGCCGAGATCATTCTGTCCTGCGCTCGAGGCGAGTCCGGCTCTTCCATTGCTCGACGGCTCGGCATTACGGCGCAAACCGTTTCGAGGTGGCGCCTTCGCTTCGCCCGTTTGGGCCTGCAAGGCCTCAATGACGAGCCGCGCTCAGGCCGCCCACGCAGCATCAGTGATGAAAAGGTCCAGGAAGTGGTCGACCGGGTGCGGCAGACCAGGCCCGACGATGCCAGTCATTGGAGCTCGCGCCGGATGAGCAAGGCCACCCATATTTCACCGGCGAGCGTACAGCGTATCTGGCGAGCCTTCGGGCTCAAGCCTCACCTGGAGCACACCTTCAAGCTGTCCACCGATCCTGCCTTTGTCGACAAGGTGCAGGATATCGTAGGGCTCTACCTGAATCCGCCGGATAAAGCGCTGGTACTGTGCGTCGATGAGAAAAGCCAGATCCAGGCGCTCAATCGAACACAGCCGGGGCTGCCGCTGGAGCCTGGGTATCCGGCGACCCGTACCCATGATTATCAGCGCCATGGCACGACGTCCTTGTTTGCCGCCCTGGATGTGGCCACCGGCGAGGTGATCGGACGTCTCAAGCGCCGTCACCGCAGCGCAGAATTCCTGGAGTTTCTCAGGGCCATCGAGGAAACGGTCGAGAGCGACAAGGCCATACACCTGATCATGGATAACTATGCCGTGCACAAGACCGACAAGGTGCGTGCCTGGCTTGTCGCACACCCGCGTCATCATGTGCATTTCACCCCGACGTCTGCGTCATGGCTGAATCTGGTGGAGCGCTTTTTCTCGATGCTCACCCAGAAGTGGATAAGGCGCCAGGCCCATACCAGCGTGAAGGATCTCGAGCAGGCCATCGAGTATTACCTGGCGACTTACAACCAGAATCCAAGGCCCTTCCGCTGGAGTAAGGGAGCAGGTGAAATCCTGGCCTCTGTCGGCAGGGCTGCTCGAGCCTTGCAAATAAATAATGAAGCGAACTTGTGA
- the puuE gene encoding allantoinase PuuE, which translates to MTSPYPRDLIGYAGQPPHPHWPGEARIALSFVLNYEEGGERCILHGDQESEAFLSEMVAAQPLPGVRNLCMESLYEYGSRAGVWRLLELFRREGIPLTVFAVAMAAERHPEVIRTMVADGHEICSHGYRWIDYQYMDEAEEKAHLDRAIDILARIAGGRPLGWYTGRLGPNTRRLVREEGGFLYDSDAYDDDLPYWDPASTAAKPHLVIPYTLDTNDMRFTQVQGFNSGDDFFTYLKDAFDVLYAEGEAGAPKMLSIGMHCRLLGRPARFAALQRFVDYVKGHDKVWFARRIDIARHWHATHPFPGAGQ; encoded by the coding sequence GTGACCAGCCCCTACCCCCGCGACCTGATCGGTTACGCCGGCCAGCCGCCCCATCCGCACTGGCCGGGCGAGGCGCGCATCGCCCTGTCCTTCGTGCTCAACTACGAGGAAGGCGGCGAGCGCTGCATCCTCCACGGCGACCAGGAGTCCGAGGCCTTCCTCTCCGAGATGGTCGCCGCCCAGCCGCTGCCGGGCGTGCGCAACCTGTGCATGGAGTCGCTCTACGAATACGGCAGCCGCGCCGGGGTCTGGCGCCTGCTCGAGCTGTTCCGCCGCGAGGGCATTCCGCTCACCGTGTTCGCCGTGGCCATGGCCGCCGAGCGTCATCCCGAAGTCATCAGGACGATGGTCGCCGACGGCCACGAGATCTGCAGCCACGGCTACCGCTGGATCGACTATCAGTACATGGACGAGGCCGAGGAGAAGGCGCATCTGGACCGGGCCATCGACATCCTCGCCCGGATCGCCGGCGGACGCCCGCTCGGCTGGTACACCGGGCGCCTCGGCCCCAACACCCGTCGGCTGGTGCGCGAGGAAGGCGGCTTTCTCTACGACTCGGACGCCTACGACGACGACCTGCCCTACTGGGACCCGGCCTCCACAGCGGCAAAACCCCATCTGGTGATCCCCTACACCCTGGACACCAACGACATGCGCTTCACCCAGGTACAGGGCTTCAACAGCGGCGACGACTTCTTCACCTACCTCAAGGACGCCTTCGACGTGCTCTACGCCGAGGGCGAGGCCGGCGCGCCGAAGATGCTCTCGATCGGCATGCACTGCCGCCTGCTCGGCCGCCCGGCGCGCTTCGCCGCCCTGCAGCGCTTCGTCGACTACGTGAAGGGCCATGACAAGGTCTGGTTCGCCCGACGCATCGACATCGCCCGCCACTGGCATGCCACCCACCCCTTTCCGGGAGCCGGCCAATGA
- the alc gene encoding allantoicase, whose protein sequence is MKNYAAPFEKYLNLADARLGTRALHVTDDWFAPVERMLQPTEPEWKEGVYDDNGKWMDGWESRRKRFEGYDHVVLRLGVPGTIKGVDIDTRHFTGNYPPSASLEACFLAEGDPDEHTEWVELLPAVELQGNSHHYHAIADQRPWSHLRFNIYPDGGVARLRVYGIPYRDWSAVGADESLDLAAALNGGRALACSDEHFGRMGNLLNPGRGVNMGDGWETARRRTPGNDWVIVALGHPGEIERIVVDTLHFKGNYPDSCSIQAAFVKGGTDSQIETQSLFWRELLPSQKLSMHQEHEFVGEIKPLGPITHVRLNVFPDGGVSRLRLFGRLAR, encoded by the coding sequence ATGAAGAACTACGCCGCCCCCTTCGAGAAATACCTGAACCTCGCCGACGCCCGCCTCGGCACCCGCGCCCTCCACGTCACCGACGACTGGTTCGCGCCGGTCGAGCGGATGCTCCAGCCCACCGAGCCCGAGTGGAAGGAAGGCGTCTACGACGACAACGGCAAGTGGATGGACGGCTGGGAGTCGCGGCGCAAGCGCTTCGAGGGCTACGACCACGTGGTGCTGCGCCTCGGCGTACCCGGCACGATCAAGGGCGTGGACATCGACACCCGCCATTTCACCGGCAACTACCCACCGTCCGCCTCGCTGGAAGCCTGCTTCCTCGCCGAAGGCGATCCCGACGAGCACACCGAATGGGTCGAGCTGCTGCCGGCGGTGGAGCTTCAGGGCAACAGCCACCACTACCACGCCATCGCCGACCAGCGTCCCTGGAGCCACCTGCGCTTCAACATCTACCCGGACGGCGGCGTGGCGCGCCTGCGCGTCTACGGCATCCCCTACCGCGACTGGAGCGCGGTCGGCGCCGACGAGTCGCTCGATCTGGCCGCCGCGCTCAACGGCGGGCGCGCCCTGGCCTGCTCCGACGAGCACTTCGGGCGCATGGGCAACCTGCTCAACCCGGGACGCGGGGTGAACATGGGCGACGGCTGGGAAACCGCGCGCCGCCGCACCCCGGGCAACGACTGGGTGATCGTCGCCCTCGGCCATCCCGGCGAAATCGAGCGGATCGTCGTCGACACCCTGCACTTCAAGGGCAACTACCCGGACAGCTGCTCGATCCAGGCGGCCTTCGTGAAAGGCGGTACCGACAGCCAGATCGAGACCCAGAGCCTGTTCTGGCGCGAGCTGCTGCCCAGCCAGAAGCTCTCGATGCACCAGGAGCACGAGTTCGTCGGAGAGATCAAGCCGCTCGGGCCGATCACCCACGTGCGCCTGAACGTCTTCCCCGACGGCGGCGTCAGCCGCCTGCGACTGTTCGGGCGGCTGGCCCGCTGA
- a CDS encoding LuxR C-terminal-related transcriptional regulator, whose translation MAAHTSEPGDLAGLAFRVSPAPQVITGNRLILDCNEAFQRLFGYERQELLGQLILRLYPSRADYRAIGERCLSWLRKSRSYSDERFMQQCDGKVFWAHADGYTLTPEEPFRLMVWHFERIDRSIRATVNLTPREREISAYIVNGLTCKEIGRKLGISHRTVEVHRARLMKKLTAKNSADLVSKIIVLN comes from the coding sequence ATGGCAGCACATACGTCCGAACCTGGCGATCTGGCCGGCCTGGCGTTCCGGGTTTCGCCAGCGCCGCAGGTGATCACCGGAAATCGCCTGATACTCGACTGCAACGAAGCGTTCCAACGTCTGTTCGGCTATGAGCGTCAGGAACTGCTTGGCCAGCTGATCCTGCGGCTCTATCCCTCGCGCGCCGACTACCGGGCGATTGGCGAGCGTTGCCTGAGCTGGCTGCGCAAGAGTCGCTCCTACTCCGACGAACGATTCATGCAGCAGTGCGACGGCAAAGTCTTCTGGGCGCATGCCGATGGCTACACGCTGACGCCCGAGGAACCCTTCCGGCTGATGGTCTGGCACTTCGAGCGCATCGACCGTTCCATCCGCGCGACAGTGAACCTGACGCCTCGCGAGCGGGAAATCTCGGCGTACATCGTCAACGGCCTTACCTGCAAGGAGATCGGCCGCAAGCTGGGAATTTCCCACCGAACTGTGGAAGTACATCGGGCGCGCCTGATGAAGAAGCTAACGGCAAAGAACAGCGCAGATTTGGTCTCCAAGATCATTGTTCTGAATTGA